One genomic window of Dama dama isolate Ldn47 chromosome 7, ASM3311817v1, whole genome shotgun sequence includes the following:
- the FOXF2 gene encoding forkhead box protein F2: protein MTSEGGPPPPPPRPPPAPLRRARSPGPGALQAALMSPPPAAAAALEAASSSSSSSSAASSAGAAPNACKSAGGGAGAGGGGAKKASAGLRRPEKPPYSYIALIVMAIQSSPAKRLTLSEIYQFLQARFPFFRGAYQGWKNSVRHNLSLNECFIKLPKGLGRPGKGHYWTIDPASEFMFEEGSFRRRPRGFRRKCQALKPMYHRVVSGLGFGASLLPQGFDFQAPPSAPLACHGQGGYGGLDMMPAGYDAGAGAPGHAHPHHHHHHHVPHMSPNPGSTYMASCPVPAGPGAVGAAGGGGGGGGDYGPDSSSSPVPSSPAVASAIECHSPYTSPAAHWSSPGASPYLKQPPALTPGSTAAAPAGLHSSMSSYSLEQSYLHQNAREDLPVGLPRYQHHPTPVCDRKDFVLNFSGVSSFHPSASGPYYPHHHHQSVCQDIKPCVL from the exons ATGACCTCCGAGGGcgggccgccgccgcccccgccgcgccCGCCGCCGGCCCCGCTCCGCCGCGCCCGCAGCCCGGGCCCCGGCGCGCTGCAGGCCGCCCTGATgagcccgccgcccgccgccgccgccgccctggAGGCCGCCTCGTCGTCCTCGTCCTCATCCTCGGCCGCCTCCTCGGCCGGCGCGGCCCCGAACGCCTGCAAGAGCGCGGGCggcggcgcgggcgcgggcggcggcggcgccaaGAAGGCGAGCGCGGGGCTGCGGCGGCCGGAGAAGCCGCCCTACTCGTACATAGCGCTCATCGTCATGGCCATCCAGAGCTCGCCCGCCAAGCGCCTGACGCTCAGCGAGATCTACCAGTTCCTGCAGGCGCGCTTCCCCTTCTTCCGCGGCGCCTACCAGGGCTGGAAGAACTCCGTGCGCCACAACCTCTCCCTCAACGAGTGCTTCATCAAGCTGCCCAAGGGCCTCGGGCGGCCAGGCAAGGGCCACTACTGGACCATCGACCCGGCCAGCGAGTTCATGTTCGAGGAGGGCTCGTTCCGCCGCCGGCCGCGCGGCTTCAGGCGGAAGTGCCAGGCGCTCAAGCCCATGTACCACCGCGTGGTGAGCGGCCTGGGCTTCGGGGCCTCGCTGCTGCCGCAGGGCTTCGACTTCCAGGCGCCCCCGTCGGCGCCGCTCGCCTGCCACGGGCAGGGCGGCTACGGCGGCCTCGACATGATGCCGGCGGGCTACGACGCGGGCGCCGGCGCCCCGGGCCATGCGCACCcgcaccaccaccatcaccaccacgtCCCGCACATGTCGCCCAACCCGGGCTCCACCTACATGGCCAGCTGCCCGGTGCCCGCTGGGCCCGGGGCCGTCGGCGCggccgggggcggcggcggcggcggcggggactACGGCCcggacagcagcagcagccccgtgCCGTCGTCCCCGGCCGTGGCGAGCGCCATCGAGTGCCACTCGCCCTACACCAGCCCCGCGGCGCACTGGAGCTCGCCCGGCGCCTCGCCTTACCTCAAGCAGCCGCCCGCCCTGACGCCAGGCAGCACAGCCGCGGCCCCCGCCGGCCTGCATAGCAGCATGTCCTCCTACTCGCTGGAGCAGAGCTACCTGCACCAAAACGCCCGCGAGGACCTCCCAG tGGGGCTCCCTCGATACCAGCACCACCCCACGCCCGTGTGCGACAGGAAGGACTTCGTCCTCAACTTCAGCGGCGTCTCCTCCTTCCACCCCTCCGCCAGCGGCCCCTactacccccaccaccaccaccagagcgTCTGCCAGGACATTAAGCCGTGTGTCCTGTGA